Proteins found in one Lysinibacillus fusiformis genomic segment:
- a CDS encoding TetR/AcrR family transcriptional regulator: MNKRKRQIITAARELFIEKGFLDTSINDIINAAKISKGTFYNHFPSKNECLIAILDEGREEASNRRHELIYGKDPTDLEVLTQQVAVLMYVNREHNLVQIFESIFQSRDKELKKIIINYHLQELEWLANRLVQVFGEEISPISYECAVQTLGMINLTLRAVFIADYKYINREAIVRVALRNISVIIPTMLESKEIIVSVEMINTIQNVVNYKTVTKEMVIEQLQGFTKGLSNNESMEGLEYAQFLLEELQNEKPKLFIIESLLTPFRKAFVGTEHIAEARDIANNLWRYVKIEQPTERCTKNK; this comes from the coding sequence ATGAACAAAAGAAAAAGACAAATTATAACAGCAGCACGTGAACTTTTTATTGAAAAAGGCTTTCTAGATACATCGATTAATGACATCATCAATGCGGCTAAAATTTCAAAAGGTACATTTTATAATCACTTTCCTTCGAAAAATGAATGCTTAATCGCCATTTTGGATGAAGGGCGCGAAGAAGCTAGTAATCGCCGCCATGAGCTCATCTATGGTAAAGACCCTACAGATTTAGAAGTATTGACACAGCAAGTCGCTGTTCTCATGTATGTTAATCGTGAACATAATTTAGTACAGATATTCGAATCCATCTTCCAATCAAGAGATAAAGAACTAAAAAAAATTATTATTAATTACCATTTACAAGAATTAGAATGGCTCGCCAATCGTCTAGTACAAGTATTTGGCGAAGAGATTAGCCCTATTAGCTATGAATGTGCTGTTCAAACACTTGGGATGATTAACCTCACTCTACGTGCTGTCTTTATTGCCGATTATAAATATATCAATCGAGAAGCGATTGTACGTGTAGCATTGCGCAATATTAGCGTAATTATACCCACTATGCTTGAGTCAAAAGAGATTATCGTGAGTGTTGAAATGATCAATACCATTCAAAATGTCGTGAACTATAAAACCGTTACAAAAGAAATGGTCATTGAACAACTACAAGGCTTTACAAAGGGATTATCGAACAATGAATCAATGGAAGGTTTGGAATATGCCCAATTCTTATTAGAAGAATTACAAAACGAAAAACCAAAGCTTTTTATCATCGAATCACTTCTTACCCCTTTCCGTAAGGCATTTGTCGGCACAGAACATATCGCAGAAGCCCGCGACATCGCCAATAACTTATGGCGTTACGTAAAAATTGAACAGCCAACTGAACGCTGTACGAAAAATAAATAA